A genome region from Geminicoccus roseus DSM 18922 includes the following:
- the guaA gene encoding glutamine-hydrolyzing GMP synthase, whose amino-acid sequence MTDRVLILDFGSQVTQLIARRVREARVYCEILPCTVSDDVVRGFGAGAVILSGGPASTHEAASPRAPDAVFDLGVPVLGICYGEQTMAAQLGGRVEPSAAREFGRASIRLEKASPLFDAILEPGESAQVWMSHGDKVTALPEGFQALAISDGSPFAAVADEERRFYGVQFHPEVVHTPFGAKLLENFVYRIAGLAGDWSMSAYKQQAIEQIRKQVGDARVLCGLSGGVDSAVAALLLHEAIGDQLTCVFVDTGLLRHGEAKEVVDLFRGHFNIPLVAVDAGEEFLGKLKDVSDPERKRKIIGATFIDVFDREAKKLGGADFLAQGTLYPDVIESVSFRGPSVTIKSHHNVGGLPERMRMKLVEPLRELFKDEVRVLGRELGLPEIFVGRHPFPGPGLAVRIPGEITPEAVETLQQADRIYLEEIRMAGLYDRIWQAFAVLLPVKTVGVMGDARTYERVCALRAVTSEDGMTADVFLFEPSFLARVANRIVNDVKGINRVVYDYTSKPPGTIEWE is encoded by the coding sequence ATGACCGACCGCGTACTGATCCTCGATTTCGGCTCCCAGGTGACCCAGCTGATCGCGCGCCGCGTGCGCGAGGCCCGGGTCTACTGCGAGATCCTTCCCTGCACCGTCTCGGACGACGTGGTCCGCGGGTTCGGCGCCGGAGCGGTGATTCTCTCGGGCGGACCCGCCTCCACCCATGAGGCGGCAAGCCCGCGGGCACCCGATGCCGTGTTCGACCTGGGCGTGCCGGTCCTGGGGATCTGCTATGGCGAACAGACCATGGCCGCCCAGCTGGGCGGCCGGGTCGAGCCATCGGCCGCCCGGGAGTTCGGCCGCGCCTCGATCCGGCTGGAGAAGGCGTCGCCCCTGTTCGACGCGATCCTGGAGCCTGGGGAAAGTGCCCAGGTGTGGATGAGCCACGGCGACAAGGTCACTGCCCTGCCTGAGGGCTTCCAGGCCCTGGCGATCTCGGACGGCTCGCCCTTCGCCGCGGTCGCCGACGAGGAGCGCCGCTTCTACGGCGTGCAGTTCCATCCGGAGGTGGTGCACACGCCGTTTGGCGCCAAGCTCCTGGAGAACTTCGTCTATCGGATCGCCGGCTTGGCCGGCGACTGGTCGATGAGCGCCTACAAGCAGCAGGCGATCGAGCAGATCCGCAAGCAGGTCGGCGATGCTCGGGTCCTGTGCGGCCTGTCCGGCGGAGTCGACAGCGCGGTTGCCGCCCTGCTCCTGCACGAAGCCATCGGCGACCAGCTCACCTGCGTGTTCGTCGACACCGGCCTGCTTCGCCACGGCGAGGCCAAGGAGGTCGTCGACCTGTTCCGCGGCCATTTCAACATCCCGTTGGTCGCGGTCGATGCCGGCGAGGAGTTCCTCGGCAAGCTGAAGGACGTCAGCGATCCCGAGCGCAAGCGCAAGATCATCGGCGCCACCTTCATCGACGTGTTCGACCGCGAGGCGAAGAAGCTGGGCGGGGCCGACTTCCTGGCCCAGGGCACCCTCTATCCCGACGTGATCGAGAGCGTCTCGTTCCGGGGGCCCTCGGTCACCATCAAGTCGCACCACAATGTCGGCGGGCTGCCGGAACGGATGCGCATGAAGCTGGTCGAGCCCCTGCGCGAGCTGTTCAAGGACGAGGTGCGCGTGCTCGGCCGCGAGCTCGGCCTGCCCGAGATCTTTGTCGGCCGGCACCCCTTCCCCGGCCCCGGCCTGGCCGTGCGCATCCCGGGCGAGATCACGCCCGAAGCAGTGGAGACCCTGCAGCAGGCCGACCGGATCTATCTGGAGGAGATCCGGATGGCCGGCCTCTACGACCGGATCTGGCAGGCCTTTGCGGTCCTGCTGCCGGTCAAGACGGTGGGCGTGATGGGCGATGCGCGCACCTATGAGCGGGTTTGTGCGTTGCGGGCAGTGACCTCCGAGGACGGCATGACCGCCGACGTGTTCCTGTTCGAGCCCTCGTTCCTGGCGCGGGTCGCGAACCGGATCGTGAACGACGTGAAGGGCATCAACCGGGTGGTCTACGACTATACCTCGAAGCCCCCGGGCACGATCGAGTGGGAGTAA